The following nucleotide sequence is from Barnesiella viscericola DSM 18177.
TGAGCCCCGATGACCAGTTGTACCCCCTCGTCGACCAGCAGGTCGGCCAGCTCCTTTTGTCGGCTGTTGGGAAGCAGTTGGTATTCGTCGCCCCAGTGCAGGCAAGCCACAATCAGTTCGGCACGCAGTTCTTTGGCCCGACGTATGTCGCGTCTGATGCGTTGCCGCTCGATGTAGTTGACGATGAGGGGAGGGGTGGGGACGAAACCGTTGGTGCCGTAGGTGTAGTTGAGAAAGGCGATGCGTATGCCCTTGACGTTGGTGACAAAGGGGTGGAAGCGATTGAGCGAAGTCGTCGAGTTGTAGGTGCCCACGTGGTCAACGTCGATGGAGTCGAGCAGATGCAGGGTGCGCCGGGCGCCGCGCGACTGGCGGTCGAGGCAATGGTTGTTGGCGGTGAGAAAGAGGTCGAACCCGGCCTCTTGCAGGGCGACAGGAAATTCGTCGGGGGCCGAGAAGCAGGGGTAGCCCGTGTAGGGCGCTCCACCCGCGGGAGCCTCCAAGTTGACCACCGCATAGTCGGCTGCCGTCACCTCGGGAGCAATCCACTCGAAACAAGCGGTATAGTCATAGTCGTCGCCGGTACGGGCCGAGGCTATCTGGGCCTGGTGCTGCATGGCATCGCCCGCAAAAAGCAGGGAAACTTCGGTAGTGGGTATTACCGGAGTTTGCCCTAACAAAAGCGGTGCTAAAAAGGTGACGAGCCCTGTCATGGCCGGTCGGCATTTATTTATAGATGGCTTTCTTGCCGGCCAGCAGGGTGTTGCGCATGAGCGAGACGATGGTCATGGGACCTACGCCGCCGGGTACCGGGGTGATGTAGGAGCAGAGCGGCGCTACCTCGCTGAACTTCACGTCGCCGGTGAGTTTGAAGCCCGATTTTTTCGAGGCGTCGGGCACACGGGTGGTACCTACGTCGATGATGACGGCCCCCTCCTTGACCATGTCGGCCGTGACAAATTCGGGTGAGCCGAGGGCAGCGATGATGATGTCGGCCGTGCGGCAAATCTCCTTGATGTTGGTCGTAGCGCTGTGGCATACGGTGACGGTGGCGTTGCCCGGATAGGCCTTTTGCATCATGAGCGTGGCCACGGGTTTACCCACGATGTTGCTGCGGCCCAGCACCACGCAGTGTTTCCCTTTGGTCTCGATGTTGTAGCGGGCCAGCAACTCCATGATACCGGCCGGCGTAGCCGATACGAAACAGGGCAGCCCTATCGACATGCGGCCTACGTTTACGGGGTGGAAGCCGTCGACATCTTTGCGGTAGTCGATGGCCTCGATTACCTTCTGTTCCGAGATGTGTTTGGGCAGAGGCAGTTGCACGATGAATCCGTCGATATCGGGGTCGTTGTTCAGTTCGTCGACCTTGCGCAGCAGCTCCTCTTCGGTCACGTCGCTTTCGTAGCGGACGAGTGTCGACTTGAATCCGCACTGTTCGCAGGCTTTCACTTTGTGAGCCACATAAGTTTCACTACCGCCGTCGTGTCCTACCAGAATGGCTGCCAGGTGAGGGCGTTTGCCTCCTGCATTGCAGATCTCGGCTACCTCCTGGGCAATTTCTTGTTTGATGCGGTCGGCCACCGCTTTTCCATCGATTAGTTGCATAAGCGTTATTGGGGTTATATGAAAAACTGCCGGGCACACTCTCTATTTGCCTCGGGGCAATCGGTGATTGGGGTGGAGAGTGTATCCGGCAGTTTCATGGTTGATAATAAGTGTCTCGTTTTATTTTCGTCTGAATCCCTTCATCATGGCGCCCTTGTTTTGGGTAACCATGCGCATCATCTTGCGCGTTTGGTCAAACTGCTTGACCAGTCGGTTGACCTCCTGTATCGAGGTGCCGCTACCGGCGGCGATGCGTTGGCGGCGGCTGCCGTTGAGCAACTCGGGATTGCTGCGCTCCTTGGGAGTCATCGAGTAGATGATGGCTTCGATGCTCTTGAAGGCGTTGTCGTCAATGTCAAGGTCCTTGATGGCTTTGCCCACACCCGGGATCATCGAGGCCAGGTCTTTGAGGTTACCCATCTTCTTGATTTGCTGAATCTGGCTGAGGAAGTCGTTGAAGTCGAACTGGTTCTTGGCAATCTTCTTTTGCAGCCGTTTGGCCTCCTCCTCGTCGTATTGCTCTTGGGCCCGCTCAACCAGCGAAACGATATCGCCCATACCCAGGATACGGTCGGCCATACGGGCGGGGTGGAAGTAGTCGATGGCTTCGAGCTTCTCGCCGGTACCGATAAACTTGATGGGCTTGTCGACCACCGTGCGGATAGAGAGGGCGGCACCACCACGGGTATCACCGTCGAGCTTGGTCAGAACCACACCGTTGAAATCGAGCCGGTCGTTGAACTCCTTGGCCGTGTTGACCGCGTCCTGACCGGTCATGGCGTCGACCACGAACAGGATTTCGGTGGGGTTGATTTTCTTCTTGATGGCCTCGATTTCGTTCATCATCTGCTCGTCGATGGCCAAGCGGCCGGCGGTATCGACAATGACCAGGTCGAGGTGGTTGTCCTTGGCATATTTCACGGCGTTGGCGGCGATGCTCACGGCGTCCTTGCTGTCGGGCTCGGTGTAAACGGGAACCTCGATTTGCTCGCCCAGCACCTTCAACTGCTCGATAGCGGCAGGACGGTACACGTCGCAGGCCACGAGCAAGGGGCGTTTGGCCTTCTTCGATTTCAACATCTTGGCCAACTTGGCCGAGAAGGTTGTCTTACCCGAACCTTGCAGACCCGACATGAGGATAATCGATGGGTTTTGCGACAGGTTGAGGTCGGCCGTTTCGCCACCCATCAGGGCAGCCAGTTCGTCGTGCACGATTTTGACCATCAACTGTCCCGGCTTCACGGCGGTGAGCACGTTTTGTCCCAGCGCCTTGGCCTTTACGGTATCGGTAAATTGCTTGGCTACTTTGTAGTTGACGTCGGCATCGAGCAGGGCACGGCGCACATCTTTGAGCGTCTCGGCCACGTTGATTTCGGTGATTTTGCCTTCACCCTTCAATATTTTAAAAGACCGTTCAAGTCTTTCACTAAGGTTTTCAAACATAATTTTTAGAACAAAATTTTTTTACTCTGATGGATAAATCGGCACAAAATTACTCAAAATCGGCGGAATATGCGAATAAAAACCGAAGAATCACATCGAGATGTAAAATGATGACAGCAATTAGGTTGGGTTATGGGTTTTATTTTAGACCTGTTTCATTGCTGATAATCCATCATTACACCATAATGTAGGTTATATTTTCTTGGCTCGCCAGTTGGCCTTCTTGAAGAAGAGTATGGATAGCAGAAGTTTGAATCCCCAGTAGACATACTCGACGGTCCAGCAGAAGGATATGTTTACCCGGCTCACCACGATAATCCAGTAGATGGCCAGGGTATAGAAGACGATGGTAATCATCTCGATGAGGAAGGCCATGCGGGTGTCGCCCGTGCCCGACACGGCTTGGAACAGCAGATTGCCCGGTACCGACAGCAGGTAGAACGATGACATGACGTAGACCGAGCCCGTGCAGTCGGCTATGAGCGAACTGTCGTTGGTATAGATGAGCAGAATCCATTGGGGAAAGAGGCAGAGCAGGGCGATGAGCGGCAACACGATGGCGTAGCACATCTTGATGATGCGCCGCACGATAGGCATCACATCGTCGGCCCGATGAGCCCCCATGGCGTTGCTCACCAGGGTACAGGCGGTGGCTCCGAAGGCGTTGACCGGCATGAACAGCAGGGTAGAGGTGCTGCGTATGATATTCGAGATGGCCAAGGGCAGTTCTCCCAGATGTTCCACGGCAACGAAGAAGAGGAACCAGGTGCCGATGGTAAGGAAGTAGAGGATCATGCTCCATACCGATACGTTGAGAATTTCGCGAATAATCCGGAAGCTCTCGAAATGGAACCCGTTGAGCCGGTATTTCTCCCGGTCGACATAAAAGAGGGTGTAGAGCACAAAGTGCAATGCGGCCGAGGCTTCGGCCAGTATCGACCCCAGGGCGGCTCCGGCGATACCCATCTGAGGGGCTCCGAGGTTGCCGAAGACGAAGATGTAGTTGAACACCACGTTGGCTACTGTCATGATAACGGCGTTGACCATGAGCACCCGGGTGCGCGTGATTGCCACGAAGAAGGCTCGGAACATCACGCCTATCGAGGTGAACAGCAGCCCGAAGATGCGGTACTCCATGTAGTCTTCACCTGCCCGGCATACGGCCGGTGACGAGATGAGCAGTTTGAGCAGCTGCGGGGTCCACACGAGCGAAGCTCCCACGAGCAGAGCCGAGAAGAGAACCAGAAACAGGGTGCCCTGTCCCATGATGGGTCCCAGGGCCTGGTATTTACCCTCGCCGTTGCGTCGGGCCATGAGTATCTGAGCCCCGGTGCTGAATCCGAAGGTAACCATGTAGAAGGCCAGGTAAAGCACACCGGCCAAAGCCGAGGCTCCCAGCTCCACTTGTCCCACACGGCCCATGAAGGCGGTGTCGGTGATGTTGATGAGGTTCTGAACAAAAAGGCTGACCAAGATGGGGAGCGCAATTCCCCATATATCTTTGCGGCTGTACATACGTGGACAGAATAGAACTAAGGTTTATATGTCGAAAATGCCCGCCCGACGAATCGGGCAGGCATTCGTAAGTGGGTTGTTAGGTTATATCAATTTGTTGGTAGCCGTGTCGGGGAAGACGACAGCCGGGGTAAACTCACGAGCCTCCTCGGGCGTCATCAGGGCATAGGCCATGATGATGACAATATCGCCCGGTTGCACCTTGCGGGCAGCCGCTCCGTTGAGGCATACGACTCCCGAACCTCGTTCGCCCTTGATGACATAGGTCTCGAATCGCTCGCCGTTATTGTTGTTCACAATCGAGACCTTCTCATTGGCGATAATGTTTGCCGCGTCCATCAAATCCTCGTCGATGGTGATACTGCCGATGTAGTTCAAATCGGCCTGAGTAACAGTTACTCTGTGAATTTTTGATTTTACGACCTCTATAAGCATGATACCTGTTGTGTTATTTTTCGGAACGTCGATAAGCGATGTTGTCGATTAGCCGCACCTCACCGTCGTATACCGTGATGCAACCCACGATGTAGTCCGAGTCGTTCCAGTCGGTAACGGGTTGTAACGTGTTTCCGTCGACAATCTCGTAGTATTCTACGCGCATCTCGGGAATGGCGTTGAGGGTGTTGACCACTTCGTCGATAGTCTCCTTCACCGAATGACTGGCGGCAAAGGTACGACTTTTAAACAAAGTCTCGGCTATTTTGGGTGCATTTCTTCGTTGCGACTCGGTCAGCCGGGTGTTGCGGCTGCTCAGTGCCAGACCGTCGGGTTCGCGCACGATGGGCACGGCCACGATGTTGAAGGTGTAGCCCAATTGGGCAGCCATGGCCCGGATTACGGCAATCTGCTGGAAATCCTTTTCGCCGAAATAGGCATTGTCGGGGCGGACGATGTCAAAGAGCTTGCTCACGATTTGAGCTACCCCGTTGAAGTGCCCCGGACGATACTTGCCCTCCATCACCTCGGCTACAAGCCCCAGATTGAACACCCGGGTGTCTTCGGTGGGGTACATCTCCTCGACCGAAGGGGCAAAGGCATAGGTGCAGTTGACTGTCTCGAGTAGAGCACAGTCCTTATCGAGCGTGCGGGGATAGAGCCGCAAATCGTTTTTATCGTTGAATTGGGTAGGGTTGACAAATATACTCACCACCGTCACGTCGTTGTTGGCGACGCTGGTCTTTACCAGTTGCAAATGCCCGTTGTGCAGGGCACCCATTGTCGGTACAAGTCCTATCGTTTTACCGGCATTCCTGTCCGAATCAAGCTGTTGGCGCAATTCGGCGATTGTTGTGAATACTTTCATAATTGAACTTTGGTTAAAAAATCGTGCAAAAGAAGCAAATAAAATCCAGTTGGCGAAATAATGCCCGTGTTTTTATGGATTGCAGCCTCAAATATTTCGTTTTGAACGGGAAATCTGGGAAGTCTGGCGATTTTTTGTTGTTAATACTTCTAATAATTCTCGGATAGCGCCGTTTTTTTTATTATCTTTGCAAAACTAATGAGTTTAAAAGAGCGGAATGAAAGAAGCTAAAGTCCTATTTATAGCCCAGGAAATTACCCCTTATCTGCCGGAGTCGGAAATCTCCCGCATTTGTCGCTATTTGCCGCAAGGCATTCAGGATAGAGGTCATGAGATACGGACCTTCATGCCGAAGTATGGTTCGATTAACGAACGTCGCAATCAGTTACACGAAGTGATACGGCTT
It contains:
- a CDS encoding CapA family protein; protein product: MTGLVTFLAPLLLGQTPVIPTTEVSLLFAGDAMQHQAQIASARTGDDYDYTACFEWIAPEVTAADYAVVNLEAPAGGAPYTGYPCFSAPDEFPVALQEAGFDLFLTANNHCLDRQSRGARRTLHLLDSIDVDHVGTYNSTTSLNRFHPFVTNVKGIRIAFLNYTYGTNGFVPTPPLIVNYIERQRIRRDIRRAKELRAELIVACLHWGDEYQLLPNSRQKELADLLVDEGVQLVIGAHPHVIQPMELRHDGQGNPRALVVYSLGNFISNMKTRDTVGGALVKVTVTRDAMNRVALQSAQYTLVYTRRPVTPHDPFVVVPAEQEVQNHPQRPHLKGFLQKAREIFSRYNQGVKEYFIEKVSD
- the folD gene encoding bifunctional methylenetetrahydrofolate dehydrogenase/methenyltetrahydrofolate cyclohydrolase FolD translates to MQLIDGKAVADRIKQEIAQEVAEICNAGGKRPHLAAILVGHDGGSETYVAHKVKACEQCGFKSTLVRYESDVTEEELLRKVDELNNDPDIDGFIVQLPLPKHISEQKVIEAIDYRKDVDGFHPVNVGRMSIGLPCFVSATPAGIMELLARYNIETKGKHCVVLGRSNIVGKPVATLMMQKAYPGNATVTVCHSATTNIKEICRTADIIIAALGSPEFVTADMVKEGAVIIDVGTTRVPDASKKSGFKLTGDVKFSEVAPLCSYITPVPGGVGPMTIVSLMRNTLLAGKKAIYK
- the ffh gene encoding signal recognition particle protein; the protein is MFENLSERLERSFKILKGEGKITEINVAETLKDVRRALLDADVNYKVAKQFTDTVKAKALGQNVLTAVKPGQLMVKIVHDELAALMGGETADLNLSQNPSIILMSGLQGSGKTTFSAKLAKMLKSKKAKRPLLVACDVYRPAAIEQLKVLGEQIEVPVYTEPDSKDAVSIAANAVKYAKDNHLDLVIVDTAGRLAIDEQMMNEIEAIKKKINPTEILFVVDAMTGQDAVNTAKEFNDRLDFNGVVLTKLDGDTRGGAALSIRTVVDKPIKFIGTGEKLEAIDYFHPARMADRILGMGDIVSLVERAQEQYDEEEAKRLQKKIAKNQFDFNDFLSQIQQIKKMGNLKDLASMIPGVGKAIKDLDIDDNAFKSIEAIIYSMTPKERSNPELLNGSRRQRIAAGSGTSIQEVNRLVKQFDQTRKMMRMVTQNKGAMMKGFRRK
- a CDS encoding MATE family efflux transporter — protein: MYSRKDIWGIALPILVSLFVQNLINITDTAFMGRVGQVELGASALAGVLYLAFYMVTFGFSTGAQILMARRNGEGKYQALGPIMGQGTLFLVLFSALLVGASLVWTPQLLKLLISSPAVCRAGEDYMEYRIFGLLFTSIGVMFRAFFVAITRTRVLMVNAVIMTVANVVFNYIFVFGNLGAPQMGIAGAALGSILAEASAALHFVLYTLFYVDREKYRLNGFHFESFRIIREILNVSVWSMILYFLTIGTWFLFFVAVEHLGELPLAISNIIRSTSTLLFMPVNAFGATACTLVSNAMGAHRADDVMPIVRRIIKMCYAIVLPLIALLCLFPQWILLIYTNDSSLIADCTGSVYVMSSFYLLSVPGNLLFQAVSGTGDTRMAFLIEMITIVFYTLAIYWIIVVSRVNISFCWTVEYVYWGFKLLLSILFFKKANWRAKKI
- the panD gene encoding aspartate 1-decarboxylase, with the protein product MLIEVVKSKIHRVTVTQADLNYIGSITIDEDLMDAANIIANEKVSIVNNNNGERFETYVIKGERGSGVVCLNGAAARKVQPGDIVIIMAYALMTPEEAREFTPAVVFPDTATNKLI
- the panC gene encoding pantoate--beta-alanine ligase → MKVFTTIAELRQQLDSDRNAGKTIGLVPTMGALHNGHLQLVKTSVANNDVTVVSIFVNPTQFNDKNDLRLYPRTLDKDCALLETVNCTYAFAPSVEEMYPTEDTRVFNLGLVAEVMEGKYRPGHFNGVAQIVSKLFDIVRPDNAYFGEKDFQQIAVIRAMAAQLGYTFNIVAVPIVREPDGLALSSRNTRLTESQRRNAPKIAETLFKSRTFAASHSVKETIDEVVNTLNAIPEMRVEYYEIVDGNTLQPVTDWNDSDYIVGCITVYDGEVRLIDNIAYRRSEK